Proteins encoded by one window of Moorella humiferrea:
- a CDS encoding uroporphyrinogen decarboxylase family protein yields the protein MSMTPRERVMTALARGVPDQVPFVENDVEEPLQVQIMGRDDFTPTELCEVLGLDGFGYHYPTGSAAGTGQSMQGGDAFHEKYYFPNKVTFDFFPPWIAKMGVDAGGRNFIEKGLLVDEESLKLFDEYLPDPDHPARYERVADWIAKYKGKYAVFARIRLGAASTINSMGLDNFSFAIFDNPKLVHEVHRRFSEWSARVVEHLNQMDFDFFWANDDIADNRGPWVSPQMFREFFLPHMKVVAQAIKKPWIFHSDGNLFPIMDDLLTLGMSAIHPIQPAAMDIGKMKREYGHRVCLVGNIDLDYTLTLGTPEEVDAEVKERIRVAAPGGGYICSSANSLPSYAKVENALAMRDAIKKYGKYPINLD from the coding sequence ATGTCCATGACGCCGAGGGAAAGGGTTATGACCGCCCTGGCCCGAGGGGTACCGGATCAGGTGCCCTTTGTGGAAAATGACGTAGAAGAACCCTTACAGGTCCAGATTATGGGGCGGGATGACTTCACCCCAACGGAGCTTTGCGAAGTTCTGGGGCTGGACGGCTTCGGTTACCATTATCCTACCGGGTCCGCGGCTGGCACCGGCCAGTCCATGCAGGGTGGCGACGCCTTCCATGAAAAGTATTATTTCCCCAACAAAGTAACCTTTGATTTTTTCCCGCCCTGGATCGCCAAAATGGGCGTTGATGCCGGCGGGCGAAACTTCATCGAAAAGGGCCTGCTGGTTGATGAAGAATCATTGAAGCTTTTTGATGAATACTTGCCCGACCCCGATCACCCGGCTAGGTACGAACGCGTAGCCGATTGGATTGCGAAATACAAAGGCAAATATGCCGTTTTCGCCCGTATCCGCCTGGGCGCGGCATCGACGATTAACAGCATGGGCCTGGACAATTTCTCCTTTGCCATTTTCGATAACCCAAAATTGGTGCATGAAGTCCACAGGCGTTTTTCCGAATGGTCGGCCCGGGTCGTTGAACATTTAAATCAAATGGATTTCGACTTTTTCTGGGCCAACGACGATATAGCCGACAACCGCGGCCCCTGGGTGTCGCCGCAAATGTTCCGGGAATTTTTCCTGCCCCACATGAAAGTGGTGGCCCAGGCCATCAAGAAGCCATGGATTTTTCATAGCGACGGCAACCTTTTCCCCATTATGGACGACCTGCTGACCCTGGGGATGAGCGCCATTCACCCCATCCAGCCTGCGGCCATGGATATAGGCAAGATGAAACGTGAGTATGGTCACCGCGTCTGTTTGGTAGGTAATATAGATTTGGACTATACTCTAACCTTGGGTACGCCGGAAGAGGTAGACGCCGAGGTTAAGGAACGCATCCGCGTGGCGGCTCCGGGTGGCGGTTATATCTGCAGCAGCGCCAACAGCCTGCCCAGCTACGCCAAAGTAGAAAACGCCCTGGCCATGCGGGACGCCATAAAGAAATACGGCAAGTATCCTATTAATTTAGACTAA
- the uvrA gene encoding excinuclease ABC subunit UvrA, producing the protein MATDKIVIRGARVHNLKNIDVTIPRDKLVVITGLSGSGKSSLAFDTIYAEGQRRYVESLSSYARQFLGQMDKPDVDAIEGLSPAISIDQKTASHNPRSTVGTVTEIYDYLRLLFAHIGRPHCPRCGRLITAQTVSQMVDRLLAYPEGTRFQVMAPVVRGRKGEYRQLLEEIRRQGYVRVRVDGEIRETGEDISLAKNKKHNIEVVVDRLQVRPGVASRLAESLETALKLADGVVLIDIIDGEELLLSEKFACIECGVSLPEITPRLFSFNNPYGACPACTGLGVTMKVDPDLVIPDRNLTLREGAIVPWSRGNNGYLQILECLAEHYGFDLDVPVRELKPEHLQVILYGSGQERIKFRYTNRFGDRRVYEAPFEGIIPNLERRYQETQSEWSRAEIEGYMSQRPCPACRGARLKPEALAVRVGGLNICEFAALNIREAAAFLRDLKLNEREEIIARQVLKEIQARLQFLLDVGLDYLTLDRPAATLSGGEAQRIRLATQIGSQLMGVLYILDEPSIGLHQRDNARLIATLKRLRDMGNTVIVVEHDEDTMRAADYLIDIGPGAGDGGGRVVAAGTPKEVMADPNSLTGQYLSGRRRIPVPAVRRRPGDKWLTIKGAREHNLKNIDVSFPLGLFIGVTGVSGSGKSTLVNEILYRALAQRLNGARINPGDFDAIIGVEYLDKVIEVDQSPIGRTPRSNPATYTGVFDDIRALFAATPEARARGYKPGRFSFNVKGGRCEACGGDGIIKIEMHFLPDVYVPCEVCGGSRYNRETLAIKYKGKSIADVLAMTVDEAAEFFAAIPRVHRRLTTLQDVGLGYITLGQPATTLSGGEAQRVKLAAELARRSTGRTMYILDEPTTGLHMADIERLLDVLQRLVDAGNTVVVIEHNLDVIKSVDYIIDLGPEGGEGGGRVVAAGTPEEVCRVKESYTGQFLAPVLERDKGRQADRGMEGNPEGRPPARSQDLPRVVGQE; encoded by the coding sequence ATGGCCACCGATAAAATCGTCATCCGCGGGGCGAGGGTCCACAACCTGAAAAACATCGATGTTACCATCCCCCGGGATAAACTCGTCGTCATTACCGGCCTCTCGGGTTCGGGCAAGTCCTCTCTGGCCTTTGACACCATCTATGCCGAAGGGCAGCGTCGTTATGTAGAATCCCTGTCTTCCTACGCCCGCCAGTTCTTGGGCCAGATGGATAAACCCGATGTGGACGCAATAGAGGGCCTTTCCCCGGCCATTTCCATCGACCAGAAGACGGCCAGCCACAACCCCCGTTCCACGGTAGGTACGGTGACGGAAATCTACGACTACCTGCGGCTTCTTTTTGCCCACATCGGCCGCCCCCACTGCCCCCGGTGCGGCCGGCTGATTACCGCCCAGACGGTGTCCCAGATGGTGGACCGCCTGCTGGCCTATCCGGAAGGAACCCGTTTTCAGGTGATGGCACCCGTCGTCCGGGGGCGCAAGGGAGAGTACCGCCAACTGCTGGAAGAGATCCGGCGTCAGGGTTACGTGCGCGTGCGGGTGGACGGAGAAATACGGGAGACGGGTGAGGATATTTCCCTTGCTAAAAATAAGAAGCACAACATAGAGGTCGTCGTAGATCGCCTTCAAGTGCGGCCTGGTGTGGCCTCGCGCCTGGCCGAATCCCTGGAAACGGCTTTAAAGCTTGCCGACGGCGTTGTTCTTATCGACATCATCGACGGTGAAGAGCTGCTTTTGAGCGAAAAATTCGCCTGTATCGAGTGCGGCGTCAGCCTGCCCGAGATTACGCCGCGCCTTTTTTCATTTAACAATCCATACGGCGCCTGTCCGGCCTGCACCGGCTTGGGCGTTACCATGAAGGTGGACCCCGACCTGGTGATACCCGACCGCAACCTGACCTTAAGGGAAGGGGCCATCGTCCCGTGGAGCCGTGGCAATAACGGTTACTTGCAGATACTGGAGTGCCTGGCCGAGCATTACGGTTTCGATTTGGACGTGCCCGTACGGGAACTCAAACCGGAACACCTGCAGGTCATCCTTTATGGCTCCGGGCAGGAACGGATAAAATTCCGCTACACCAACCGTTTTGGCGATCGGCGCGTCTATGAAGCTCCCTTCGAAGGGATCATCCCCAACCTGGAGCGGCGCTACCAGGAAACCCAGTCGGAATGGTCGCGGGCGGAGATTGAGGGCTATATGAGCCAGCGGCCCTGCCCGGCCTGTAGAGGGGCGCGCCTGAAGCCGGAAGCCCTGGCCGTACGGGTAGGTGGCCTAAATATTTGCGAATTTGCGGCCCTGAATATTCGGGAAGCGGCAGCCTTCCTGCGTGACCTTAAACTAAACGAACGGGAAGAGATAATCGCTCGCCAGGTTTTAAAGGAAATCCAGGCTCGGCTGCAGTTCTTATTGGACGTAGGATTGGACTACCTGACCCTGGACCGGCCGGCGGCCACCCTTTCCGGTGGGGAGGCCCAGCGCATCCGCCTGGCCACCCAGATCGGGTCGCAGCTGATGGGTGTTCTCTATATCCTGGACGAACCCAGCATCGGCTTGCACCAGCGGGATAACGCCCGCCTGATAGCCACTTTGAAACGTCTGCGGGATATGGGCAATACAGTTATCGTCGTCGAGCACGATGAAGATACCATGCGGGCCGCCGATTACCTAATTGACATCGGACCCGGGGCGGGGGACGGAGGCGGTCGGGTGGTAGCCGCCGGCACGCCCAAAGAGGTCATGGCCGACCCCAACTCCCTCACCGGCCAGTATTTAAGTGGCCGGCGGCGTATACCGGTACCGGCTGTGCGGCGCCGGCCGGGGGATAAGTGGCTGACTATTAAGGGTGCCCGCGAGCACAACCTGAAAAATATCGACGTCAGCTTTCCCCTGGGCCTCTTTATCGGCGTTACCGGCGTATCCGGCTCCGGTAAAAGCACCCTGGTCAATGAGATTCTCTATCGGGCCCTGGCCCAGCGCCTGAACGGCGCCCGGATCAACCCCGGGGATTTTGATGCTATAATTGGCGTCGAATATCTGGACAAGGTCATTGAGGTCGATCAGTCGCCCATCGGCCGGACGCCGCGTTCCAATCCAGCCACCTATACCGGCGTGTTCGACGACATCCGCGCCCTTTTTGCGGCCACGCCGGAAGCCCGCGCTCGGGGCTACAAACCGGGGCGCTTCAGCTTCAACGTCAAGGGCGGCCGTTGCGAGGCCTGCGGCGGCGACGGCATTATCAAGATCGAGATGCATTTTTTGCCCGACGTTTACGTGCCCTGTGAAGTCTGCGGGGGCAGCCGTTATAACCGGGAGACCCTGGCCATAAAATACAAGGGGAAATCCATTGCCGACGTCCTGGCCATGACCGTGGACGAGGCGGCAGAATTCTTTGCCGCCATTCCCCGGGTGCACCGGCGCCTGACCACCCTCCAAGACGTAGGTCTGGGTTACATTACCCTGGGCCAGCCGGCGACCACCCTGTCGGGCGGCGAAGCCCAGCGGGTGAAATTGGCGGCGGAACTGGCCCGGCGCAGTACCGGCCGGACCATGTACATCCTGGACGAGCCCACCACGGGACTGCACATGGCCGACATCGAGCGGTTGCTCGACGTCCTGCAGCGCCTAGTGGATGCCGGTAACACCGTCGTGGTCATCGAGCACAACCTGGATGTAATCAAATCGGTGGACTACATCATTGATCTGGGCCCCGAAGGCGGCGAGGGTGGCGGCCGGGTGGTGGCCGCCGGCACGCCGGAAGAGGTCTGCCGGGTGAAAGAGTCTTATACCGGCCAGTTCTTAGCACCTGTCCTGGAGCGGGATAAAGGGAGGCAGGCGGATCGAGGGATGGAAGGAAACCCCGAGGGCCGGCCTCCGGCTAGATCTCAGGACTTGCCCAGGGTAGTGGGACAGGAATAG
- the uvrC gene encoding excinuclease ABC subunit UvrC, whose amino-acid sequence MDLEEKLARLPDHPGVYIMRDAQGEIIYVGKAASLKKRVRSYFRGQHPPRTQVMVEKIADIEYILTDNEVEALILECNLIKEHRPRYNVSLKDDKSYPYIKITLQEQFPRLQITRSLVRDGSRYFGPYTNVGALRETLKILRSLFPVRTCRETPLQFRSRPCLNAHINRCLAPCSGRVNQEVYRQAVDNIILFLEGKHTALIKELKEQMTAAAERLEFEKAARLRDQLRAVEEVCARQKITAAGGDEDADAVAFAREGEAALGLIFFSRNGKVIGRDHFFLTGTEGLSRGEVMAALLKEYYSRGVEIPPQILLHDEPEDAETIASWLGRLRGGRVELKVPKRGSKLKLLQLVHENAVNLLQEHLLARQRQEEGGKAALMELQQALGLPRLPRRMEAYDISNFQGSSAVGAMAVFVDGRPLTSAYRRFQIKTVKAPNDFASLQEVLTRRFRRAAEGDARFAELPDFVLIDGGLGQLHAAREVMAAQGVAAIPTFALAKEEELLFREGSPEPIRLPRDGRALKLLQHLRDEVHRFAITYHRQKREKSAYRSVLDDIPGVGPKRKRALLRHFGSVERISRATLEELLEVEGMNRAVAARILEGLGRKNNGENPAGSL is encoded by the coding sequence ATGGACCTCGAGGAGAAACTGGCGCGCCTGCCGGATCATCCCGGCGTCTACATTATGCGCGATGCCCAGGGCGAAATCATCTACGTCGGTAAGGCCGCTTCCCTGAAAAAACGGGTGCGCTCCTATTTCCGCGGCCAGCATCCGCCGCGGACGCAGGTCATGGTGGAAAAGATCGCCGATATTGAATACATCCTTACGGATAACGAAGTCGAGGCCCTGATTCTCGAGTGCAACCTTATTAAGGAACACCGGCCGCGGTACAATGTCAGTTTAAAGGACGACAAAAGCTATCCTTACATTAAAATTACCCTCCAGGAGCAGTTTCCCCGGCTGCAAATCACGCGTTCCCTCGTCCGGGACGGCTCCCGCTATTTCGGCCCCTACACCAATGTGGGGGCCCTGCGGGAAACTTTAAAAATTCTGCGCAGCCTGTTTCCGGTACGCACCTGCCGGGAGACGCCCCTGCAGTTCCGCAGCCGCCCCTGCCTCAACGCCCACATCAACCGCTGCCTGGCCCCCTGCAGCGGTAGGGTGAACCAGGAGGTCTACCGGCAGGCCGTCGATAATATTATCCTGTTCCTGGAAGGGAAGCACACCGCCCTCATCAAGGAATTAAAGGAGCAGATGACCGCCGCCGCCGAACGGCTGGAATTTGAAAAGGCGGCGCGGTTGCGGGACCAGCTGCGGGCCGTGGAGGAGGTCTGCGCCCGGCAGAAAATCACCGCCGCCGGCGGCGATGAAGACGCCGATGCCGTGGCCTTCGCCCGCGAAGGGGAAGCGGCCCTGGGCCTCATCTTCTTCAGCCGCAACGGCAAAGTGATCGGTCGCGACCATTTCTTCCTTACCGGAACGGAAGGGTTGTCGCGGGGGGAAGTTATGGCGGCCCTGTTAAAGGAATACTACAGCCGGGGCGTAGAAATTCCCCCGCAGATCCTCCTCCACGACGAGCCGGAGGATGCCGAGACAATCGCCAGCTGGCTGGGGCGGCTGCGCGGCGGCCGTGTCGAGTTAAAGGTACCCAAAAGGGGCAGCAAGTTAAAGCTGTTGCAGCTGGTCCATGAAAATGCCGTCAACCTCCTCCAGGAGCACCTTCTGGCCCGCCAGCGCCAGGAGGAGGGTGGCAAGGCGGCCCTGATGGAACTGCAACAGGCCCTTGGCCTGCCGCGGTTGCCGCGGCGCATGGAAGCCTATGATATTTCCAACTTCCAGGGGAGCAGCGCGGTGGGGGCCATGGCTGTCTTTGTGGACGGCCGGCCGTTGACGTCGGCCTACCGCCGTTTCCAGATTAAGACGGTGAAGGCTCCCAATGATTTTGCTTCCCTCCAGGAGGTCTTAACCCGGCGTTTCCGCCGGGCTGCCGAAGGAGACGCGCGGTTTGCCGAGTTGCCGGACTTCGTCCTAATCGACGGCGGTCTGGGCCAGCTGCATGCCGCCCGGGAGGTGATGGCGGCCCAGGGTGTGGCGGCCATTCCCACCTTTGCCCTGGCCAAGGAGGAGGAACTGCTGTTCCGGGAGGGCAGCCCCGAACCGATACGCCTGCCGCGGGACGGCCGGGCCCTTAAGCTTTTGCAGCACCTGCGGGATGAGGTCCACCGTTTTGCCATAACCTATCACCGTCAGAAACGGGAAAAGAGCGCCTACCGTTCGGTGCTGGACGACATTCCCGGAGTGGGACCCAAACGCAAAAGAGCCCTGCTGCGCCATTTCGGCTCTGTCGAAAGGATAAGCCGGGCGACCTTAGAAGAATTGCTGGAGGTAGAGGGGATGAATCGGGCCGTGGCGGCCCGCATCCTGGAAGGCCTGGGGAGGAAAAATAATGGGGAGAATCCGGCTGGTAGCCTTTGA
- a CDS encoding Cof-type HAD-IIB family hydrolase → MGRIRLVAFDLDGTLLNDDLEIDARTKEAIKRVRGKGIIVTLATGRMFSSARPYAVELGLDLPLVVYHGAQLRHSTTGEVLFERTVPIDLAARLIAVIRQFGYAYNVYLDDRLYVEKIAAENEEYAWRAGVELHLVEDMLSFLKEQGKGPLKIVALRDGPELDPLEAAIRRQVGEAVYFTRSLPHYLEMLNPEVNKARGLQALAEIEGVRPEEIMVFGDSYNDLQMFQYAGLAVAMANAPAEVKAAADYVTGSNNESGVAQALEKFILGG, encoded by the coding sequence ATGGGGAGAATCCGGCTGGTAGCCTTTGATTTAGATGGGACACTTTTAAATGACGATTTGGAAATAGATGCCCGAACGAAGGAAGCCATAAAAAGGGTTCGGGGAAAAGGTATAATTGTTACCCTGGCCACGGGACGTATGTTTAGTTCGGCAAGGCCTTATGCCGTGGAGCTGGGGTTAGATTTGCCCCTCGTCGTTTACCATGGCGCCCAGTTGCGCCATTCTACGACGGGTGAAGTCCTTTTTGAACGCACCGTGCCCATCGACCTTGCCGCCCGTTTGATTGCCGTCATTCGCCAGTTCGGCTACGCCTATAACGTTTATTTGGACGACCGGCTCTATGTAGAAAAAATCGCCGCGGAAAATGAGGAGTATGCCTGGAGGGCCGGGGTGGAACTCCATCTGGTGGAAGATATGCTTTCTTTTCTTAAGGAACAAGGAAAGGGCCCTTTAAAAATTGTTGCCCTGCGCGACGGGCCGGAGTTAGACCCTCTGGAAGCCGCCATTCGCCGTCAGGTGGGAGAAGCGGTTTACTTCACCCGTTCTTTACCCCATTACCTGGAGATGCTCAATCCGGAAGTCAATAAAGCCCGGGGGCTCCAGGCCCTGGCCGAGATAGAGGGCGTAAGGCCGGAAGAAATTATGGTCTTCGGCGACAGCTACAACGATCTCCAAATGTTTCAGTATGCCGGTCTGGCCGTAGCCATGGCCAACGCCCCGGCGGAAGTTAAGGCGGCCGCCGATTATGTCACCGGCAGCAATAATGAAAGCGGCGTAGCCCAGGCTTTAGAAAAATTCATTCTGGGGGGTTGA
- a CDS encoding PHP domain-containing protein yields MPQSFLGDYHVHTRNSDGRAAARDMVAAARRAGLEEVALTDHGPRNIGVGVNAANVFLRLKKKVAGWDTPDIRVLIGAEANIVGLNGEIDIPAAVYRQLDLLLVGLHPYVLPRDWATARELVLANQLQGRSCRWRERAMEANTRALTAALEKHPVFCITHPGLEMPVDIEPLARVCARTGTLWEVNVGHCYQRPQELARVARWGVRFVVNSDAHQPATVGRLEEGWRLLRAAGVPPEQVINLRH; encoded by the coding sequence TTGCCCCAGTCCTTCCTGGGAGATTATCACGTGCATACGCGTAACAGCGACGGTCGTGCCGCCGCGCGGGATATGGTGGCCGCCGCCAGGCGGGCCGGTCTGGAAGAAGTCGCCCTTACCGACCACGGTCCCCGCAACATCGGTGTGGGGGTCAACGCCGCCAACGTATTCCTGCGCCTTAAAAAGAAGGTGGCGGGATGGGACACCCCGGACATCCGGGTTTTAATCGGCGCCGAAGCCAACATCGTCGGCCTCAATGGGGAAATAGATATCCCGGCCGCCGTCTACCGGCAGCTGGACCTCCTGCTGGTGGGGCTCCATCCTTATGTTTTGCCGCGGGACTGGGCCACAGCCCGTGAACTCGTCCTGGCCAATCAGCTCCAGGGGCGCAGCTGCCGCTGGCGGGAGAGGGCGATGGAGGCCAACACGCGGGCCTTAACGGCGGCCCTGGAAAAACATCCCGTCTTTTGCATAACCCATCCGGGCCTGGAAATGCCGGTGGACATAGAGCCCCTGGCACGGGTCTGTGCTCGTACGGGTACTTTGTGGGAGGTAAACGTCGGGCACTGCTACCAGCGGCCGCAGGAACTGGCCCGGGTGGCCCGCTGGGGTGTGCGCTTCGTTGTCAACAGCGACGCTCACCAGCCGGCCACGGTAGGCCGGCTGGAGGAGGGGTGGCGGCTCCTAAGGGCGGCCGGCGTTCCCCCGGAACAGGTGATAAACCTGCGCCATTGA
- the rapZ gene encoding RNase adapter RapZ: MTENAYPRLVIVTGLSGAGKTQAARCLEDLGFFCVDNLPPSLIPGLVDLLRQPAKNGKGIDKVALVMDIRGGQFFDDLEEALAYLDSRGIPYEILFLEAADEVLVRRYKETRRRHPLSSGGQILEGIIAERRRLEELRGRATKIIDTSELTPRQLKEQVAELFGDSRRQLKISIISFGYKYGIPLDADLVMDVRFLPNPYYNPALRPFTGHDRCVADFVMASPEAQEFIAKFAALLRFLIPQYQLEGKSHLVIAIGCTGGQHRSVTLANKLGEILRGDSYDVVVKHRDLIRYLSGGRR; the protein is encoded by the coding sequence ATGACGGAAAATGCTTATCCGCGCCTGGTTATCGTCACCGGCCTTTCCGGGGCCGGTAAAACCCAGGCCGCCCGCTGTCTGGAAGATTTGGGGTTTTTCTGCGTTGACAACCTGCCTCCCTCCCTGATACCCGGCCTTGTCGATCTACTGCGGCAGCCGGCCAAAAACGGGAAAGGAATAGACAAGGTGGCCCTGGTAATGGACATCCGGGGAGGGCAGTTTTTTGACGACCTGGAGGAAGCCCTGGCCTACCTGGACAGTAGGGGTATACCCTATGAGATCCTTTTTCTGGAGGCGGCCGACGAAGTCCTGGTGCGGCGATATAAGGAAACCCGGCGCCGCCATCCCCTATCCAGCGGCGGCCAGATTTTAGAAGGCATTATCGCCGAAAGGCGGCGCCTGGAAGAACTGCGCGGCCGGGCCACCAAAATTATCGATACTTCCGAATTAACACCGCGGCAGCTTAAAGAGCAGGTCGCCGAGCTCTTCGGCGACAGTCGGCGGCAGTTGAAAATTAGCATCATTTCTTTCGGTTACAAATACGGCATCCCTTTGGACGCCGATTTGGTTATGGATGTGCGCTTTTTACCCAATCCCTATTATAACCCCGCCCTGCGGCCCTTTACCGGCCATGACCGCTGTGTGGCCGATTTCGTTATGGCCTCGCCCGAAGCCCAGGAGTTTATCGCCAAGTTTGCTGCCCTCTTACGTTTTCTCATCCCCCAGTATCAGCTGGAAGGCAAATCCCACCTGGTTATCGCCATAGGGTGTACCGGCGGCCAGCACCGTTCCGTTACCCTGGCCAACAAACTGGGTGAAATCCTCCGGGGCGACAGCTACGACGTAGTAGTAAAGCACCGGGATTTGATACGCTATTTAAGCGGCGGCAGGAGGTAA
- a CDS encoding gluconeogenesis factor YvcK family protein, translating into MEGLKWLYPGLKIKRWLLLAALGLFLLVSGLTLIMGVTLLASAEQGVTWFILHTLGRLGSPLFSGILTSCLGLLLMLYGVQRLAGSVFNVLLPGNVDNPWKVFYRRRYLSRGPHIVAIGGGTGLAVLLRGLKNYTCNLTAIVTVADDGGSSGILRQELKIPPPGDIRNCLVALADTESLMEDLFNYRFQQGEGLAGHSLGNLLLAAMTDMAGDFERAIQELARVLAVGGQVIPSTTSYVVLGAEMADGTTVLGESNIPRAGKRIKRVFLEPPSCRPPAAALEAIARADAIIIGPGSLYTSVLPNLLVRGLVEALRRARAPVFYVCNIMTQPGETDGYTVADHLQAIIDHCGPGLIDVVIAHRGPISRRSLRRYGEQGARPVLINGPAVARLGVELRTGWLVDETHLVRHHPQRLAALIMDALYSRHSPGRQRFSFLIREKFRNLGV; encoded by the coding sequence GTGGAGGGTTTAAAATGGCTCTATCCCGGGTTAAAGATTAAACGCTGGCTGCTGCTGGCCGCCCTGGGCTTATTTTTGCTGGTTTCTGGATTGACTCTCATCATGGGAGTAACTTTGTTGGCCTCGGCAGAACAGGGTGTTACGTGGTTTATCCTTCACACCCTGGGCCGTTTGGGTTCGCCGTTATTTTCGGGAATCCTTACCTCCTGCCTGGGTTTACTCCTTATGCTTTATGGGGTCCAGCGGCTGGCCGGTTCCGTTTTTAATGTCCTTCTGCCCGGGAATGTCGACAACCCCTGGAAGGTGTTTTACCGCCGCCGGTATCTCTCACGCGGCCCCCATATAGTGGCCATCGGCGGGGGAACGGGGCTGGCCGTCCTGTTGCGGGGGCTAAAAAATTATACATGCAATCTTACGGCCATAGTGACGGTGGCCGACGACGGCGGCAGTTCCGGGATCCTGCGCCAGGAATTAAAAATCCCACCTCCCGGAGACATCCGCAACTGCCTGGTGGCCCTGGCCGATACCGAAAGCCTGATGGAGGATCTGTTTAATTACCGGTTTCAGCAAGGGGAAGGCCTGGCCGGACACAGCCTGGGCAATCTTCTTTTGGCGGCCATGACGGACATGGCCGGCGATTTTGAACGGGCCATCCAGGAATTGGCCAGGGTGCTGGCCGTAGGCGGTCAGGTTATTCCCTCCACCACCAGTTATGTCGTCCTGGGGGCCGAGATGGCCGACGGCACTACCGTTTTAGGAGAAAGCAACATTCCCCGGGCGGGCAAGCGCATTAAAAGGGTGTTTTTGGAACCGCCCTCCTGCCGTCCGCCGGCAGCCGCCTTGGAAGCCATAGCCAGGGCCGACGCCATTATCATCGGTCCCGGCAGTCTTTATACCAGTGTTTTGCCCAATTTACTGGTGCGCGGCCTGGTTGAGGCCCTGCGCCGGGCCCGGGCACCGGTTTTTTATGTCTGCAACATCATGACCCAGCCGGGGGAAACCGATGGTTATACGGTTGCCGATCACCTGCAGGCCATTATCGACCACTGCGGCCCGGGTTTGATAGACGTGGTCATCGCCCACCGGGGTCCTATATCGCGGAGAAGCCTAAGGCGTTACGGCGAACAGGGGGCGCGCCCGGTCTTAATCAATGGTCCGGCGGTTGCCAGGTTGGGCGTTGAGCTGCGGACGGGATGGCTGGTAGATGAAACCCACTTAGTTCGCCATCATCCCCAGCGTTTGGCCGCCCTGATTATGGATGCCCTCTATTCCCGCCATTCCCCCGGCCGCCAGCGTTTCAGCTTTTTAATACGGGAAAAATTTCGCAACCTCGGCGTTTAA
- the whiA gene encoding DNA-binding protein WhiA has translation MAVSFSLEAKEELARVKKRRACCSEAELVAVLRQGKSPALWGDEGLLVITAHAAIARRIYSLARSVLGLPLQVKIERRGGKGRPVFKVLTPAGRDALADWLALRQRVPEQQCCRAAYLRGAFLVAGSVNKPTTTHHLEFLIEGEDEALRLQDIMRHLELQPRLSRRKGGLVLYLKDSEQIVRALSLMGAHSAVLAYENVRIFKEMRNRVNRLVNCETANLSKSVETGLRQAENIRYLVATLGWEGLPPGLQEIAALRLEHPEASLKELGEMLDPPVGKSGVNHRLRRLEHLTMKVRARRGELDATHDNSSC, from the coding sequence ATGGCCGTATCCTTTTCCTTGGAAGCCAAGGAAGAGCTTGCCCGGGTGAAAAAAAGACGGGCATGCTGCAGCGAGGCAGAGCTGGTGGCCGTTCTGCGCCAGGGCAAATCTCCGGCGTTATGGGGGGATGAGGGTCTTTTAGTGATTACCGCCCATGCAGCCATAGCTAGGAGGATTTATTCCCTGGCCAGGTCCGTTTTGGGACTTCCTTTGCAGGTAAAGATAGAACGCCGGGGCGGCAAGGGTCGTCCGGTATTTAAAGTCCTGACACCGGCAGGCAGGGACGCCCTCGCCGACTGGTTGGCTTTAAGGCAAAGGGTGCCGGAGCAGCAGTGCTGCCGGGCCGCCTATTTACGGGGGGCCTTTCTGGTCGCCGGTTCCGTTAATAAGCCGACTACGACCCATCATTTGGAATTTTTAATCGAAGGGGAAGACGAGGCCCTTCGCCTGCAGGACATTATGCGGCACCTGGAACTCCAACCCCGGCTTAGTCGCCGCAAGGGTGGATTGGTTTTATACCTTAAAGATAGCGAGCAAATTGTCCGGGCCTTAAGCCTGATGGGAGCCCACAGCGCCGTCCTCGCCTATGAAAACGTCCGCATTTTTAAAGAAATGCGCAACCGGGTCAATCGCCTGGTGAACTGCGAAACGGCCAATTTGAGCAAGAGCGTGGAAACGGGTCTGCGCCAGGCGGAGAATATCCGTTATCTGGTGGCGACCCTGGGCTGGGAGGGGCTGCCGCCCGGACTGCAAGAGATAGCCGCCCTGCGCCTGGAGCACCCGGAAGCCAGTTTAAAGGAATTGGGGGAAATGCTGGACCCCCCGGTGGGAAAGTCGGGGGTAAACCACCGTCTGCGGCGTCTGGAACATCTTACCATGAAGGTGCGGGCCCGGAGGGGAGAATTGGATGCGACGCACGACAATTCATCGTGTTGA